From the genome of Bos taurus isolate L1 Dominette 01449 registration number 42190680 breed Hereford chromosome 2, ARS-UCD2.0, whole genome shotgun sequence, one region includes:
- the CDCA7 gene encoding cell division cycle-associated protein 7 isoform X4 — protein sequence MDARRARPFLQQQDGALNGTWNVTVYANGNRNGGSAPGEQKDCRAKKNFKKFRYVKLISMETPSSSDDSCDSFASDNFANTRLQANREGCRTRSQCTRSGPLRVAMKFPPRSTRGAANKRTVPPEPPENSVTDSNSDSEDESGMNFLEKRALNIKQNKAMLAKLMSELESFPGSFPGRRSLPGPSSRPKTPRRRTFPGVACRRNPERRARPLTRSRSRVLGSLSALPTEEEEEEEEEEDKYMLVRKRKSMVGYMNEDDMPRSRRPGPMTLPHVVRPVDEITEEELENICNNSREKIYNRSLGSTCHQCRQKTIDTKTNCRNPECWGVRGQFCGPCLRNRYGEEVKDALLDPNWHCPPCRGICNCSFCRQRDGRCATGVLVYLAKYHGFGNVHAYLKSLKQEFEMQG from the exons ATGGACGCTCGCCGCGCGCGG cctttcTTGCAGCAACAGGACGGAGCCCTGAATGGAACATGGAACGTTACTGTTTACGCTAACGGAAACCGGAACGGAGGGTCTGCCCCAGGAGAG CAAAAGGATTGCAGAGCAAAGAAGAACTTCAAGAAATTCAGATATGTGAAGTTGATTTCCATGGAAACCCCGTCATCCTCTGATGACAGTTGTGACAGCTTTGCTTCTGATAATTTTGCAAACACA AGGCTGCAGGCCAACCGGGAGGGCTGTCGGACCCGCAGTCAATGCACGCGGTCTGGACCTCTCCGCGTGGCCATGAAGTTTCCCCCTCGAAGCACCAGGGGAGCAGCCAACAAAAGGACAGTGCCTCCTGAACCCCCAGAGAATTCTGTGACCGATTCCAATTCTGACTCGGAAGATGAAAGTGGCATGAATTTCTTGGAGAAAAGGGctttaaatataaagcaaaacaaagcaatg CTTGCAAAACTCATGTCAGAATTAGAAAGCTTCCCTGGCTCCTTCCCTGGAAGGCGTTCCCTGCCGGGCCCCAGTTCA CGTCCAAAGACCCCCAGGAGGCGCACATTTCCAGGTGTTGCCTGCAGGAGAAACCCTGAGCGGAGAGCTCGTCCACTCACAAGGTCTAGATCCCGGGTCCTTGGGTCACTCAGCGCCCTGcccacagaggaggaggaggaggaggaggaagaggaagacaagTACATGTTGGTGAGGAAGAGGAAGTCCATGGTCGGCTACATGAAT GAAGATGACATGCCCCGAAGTCGTCGCCCCGGACCCATGACCCTTCCCCATGTTGTTCGCCCGGTGGACGAAATCACGGAGGAAGAGTTGGAGAACATCTGCAACAACTCCCGAGAGAAGATCTATAACCGTTCATTG GGGTCAACTTGTCATCAGTGCCGCCAGAAAACTATCGATACCAAGACAAACTGCAGAAACCCAGAGTGCTGGGGTGTTCGAGGCCAATTCTGTGGTCCCTGCCTTCGAAACCGTTATGGTGAAGAAGTCAAGGATGCTCTGCTTGACCCA AACTGGCACTGCCCACCGTGTCGCGGGATCTGCAACTGCAGCTTCTGTCGGCAGCGAGATGGGCGATGTGCGACTGGGGTGCTCGTGTACTTAGCCAAGTACCATGGCTTTGGGAACGTGCATGCTTACTTGAAAAG tCTAAAACAGGAGTTTGAAATGCAAGGATAA
- the CDCA7 gene encoding cell division cycle-associated protein 7 isoform X2, with protein MDARRARQKDCRAKKNFKKFRYVKLISMETPSSSDDSCDSFASDNFANTKPKFRSDISEELANVFYEDSDNESFCGFSESEVQDVLDHCGFLQKPRPDVTNELASIFHADSDDESFCGFSESEIQDGMRLQANREGCRTRSQCTRSGPLRVAMKFPPRSTRGAANKRTVPPEPPENSVTDSNSDSEDESGMNFLEKRALNIKQNKAMLAKLMSELESFPGSFPGRRSLPGPSSRPKTPRRRTFPGVACRRNPERRARPLTRSRSRVLGSLSALPTEEEEEEEEEEDKYMLVRKRKSMVGYMNEDDMPRSRRPGPMTLPHVVRPVDEITEEELENICNNSREKIYNRSLGSTCHQCRQKTIDTKTNCRNPECWGVRGQFCGPCLRNRYGEEVKDALLDPNWHCPPCRGICNCSFCRQRDGRCATGVLVYLAKYHGFGNVHAYLKSLKQEFEMQG; from the exons ATGGACGCTCGCCGCGCGCGG CAAAAGGATTGCAGAGCAAAGAAGAACTTCAAGAAATTCAGATATGTGAAGTTGATTTCCATGGAAACCCCGTCATCCTCTGATGACAGTTGTGACAGCTTTGCTTCTGATAATTTTGCAAACACA aaacCTAAATTCAGGTCAGATATCAGTGAAGAACTGGCAAATGTTTTTTATGAGGACTCTGATAATGAATCTTTCTGCGGCTTTTCAGAAAGTGAGGTGCAAGATGTGTTAGACCATTGTGGATTTTTACAGAAACCAAGGCCAGATGTCACTAACGAACTGGCCAGTATTTTTCATGCCGACTCTGATGATGAATCGTTTTGCGGTTTCTCAGAGAGTGAGATACAGGATGGAATG AGGCTGCAGGCCAACCGGGAGGGCTGTCGGACCCGCAGTCAATGCACGCGGTCTGGACCTCTCCGCGTGGCCATGAAGTTTCCCCCTCGAAGCACCAGGGGAGCAGCCAACAAAAGGACAGTGCCTCCTGAACCCCCAGAGAATTCTGTGACCGATTCCAATTCTGACTCGGAAGATGAAAGTGGCATGAATTTCTTGGAGAAAAGGGctttaaatataaagcaaaacaaagcaatg CTTGCAAAACTCATGTCAGAATTAGAAAGCTTCCCTGGCTCCTTCCCTGGAAGGCGTTCCCTGCCGGGCCCCAGTTCA CGTCCAAAGACCCCCAGGAGGCGCACATTTCCAGGTGTTGCCTGCAGGAGAAACCCTGAGCGGAGAGCTCGTCCACTCACAAGGTCTAGATCCCGGGTCCTTGGGTCACTCAGCGCCCTGcccacagaggaggaggaggaggaggaggaagaggaagacaagTACATGTTGGTGAGGAAGAGGAAGTCCATGGTCGGCTACATGAAT GAAGATGACATGCCCCGAAGTCGTCGCCCCGGACCCATGACCCTTCCCCATGTTGTTCGCCCGGTGGACGAAATCACGGAGGAAGAGTTGGAGAACATCTGCAACAACTCCCGAGAGAAGATCTATAACCGTTCATTG GGGTCAACTTGTCATCAGTGCCGCCAGAAAACTATCGATACCAAGACAAACTGCAGAAACCCAGAGTGCTGGGGTGTTCGAGGCCAATTCTGTGGTCCCTGCCTTCGAAACCGTTATGGTGAAGAAGTCAAGGATGCTCTGCTTGACCCA AACTGGCACTGCCCACCGTGTCGCGGGATCTGCAACTGCAGCTTCTGTCGGCAGCGAGATGGGCGATGTGCGACTGGGGTGCTCGTGTACTTAGCCAAGTACCATGGCTTTGGGAACGTGCATGCTTACTTGAAAAG tCTAAAACAGGAGTTTGAAATGCAAGGATAA
- the CDCA7 gene encoding cell division cycle-associated protein 7 isoform X3, which produces METPSSSDDSCDSFASDNFANTKPKFRSDISEELANVFYEDSDNESFCGFSESEVQDVLDHCGFLQKPRPDVTNELASIFHADSDDESFCGFSESEIQDGMRLQANREGCRTRSQCTRSGPLRVAMKFPPRSTRGAANKRTVPPEPPENSVTDSNSDSEDESGMNFLEKRALNIKQNKAMLAKLMSELESFPGSFPGRRSLPGPSSRPKTPRRRTFPGVACRRNPERRARPLTRSRSRVLGSLSALPTEEEEEEEEEEDKYMLVRKRKSMVGYMNEDDMPRSRRPGPMTLPHVVRPVDEITEEELENICNNSREKIYNRSLGSTCHQCRQKTIDTKTNCRNPECWGVRGQFCGPCLRNRYGEEVKDALLDPNWHCPPCRGICNCSFCRQRDGRCATGVLVYLAKYHGFGNVHAYLKSLKQEFEMQG; this is translated from the exons ATGGAAACCCCGTCATCCTCTGATGACAGTTGTGACAGCTTTGCTTCTGATAATTTTGCAAACACA aaacCTAAATTCAGGTCAGATATCAGTGAAGAACTGGCAAATGTTTTTTATGAGGACTCTGATAATGAATCTTTCTGCGGCTTTTCAGAAAGTGAGGTGCAAGATGTGTTAGACCATTGTGGATTTTTACAGAAACCAAGGCCAGATGTCACTAACGAACTGGCCAGTATTTTTCATGCCGACTCTGATGATGAATCGTTTTGCGGTTTCTCAGAGAGTGAGATACAGGATGGAATG AGGCTGCAGGCCAACCGGGAGGGCTGTCGGACCCGCAGTCAATGCACGCGGTCTGGACCTCTCCGCGTGGCCATGAAGTTTCCCCCTCGAAGCACCAGGGGAGCAGCCAACAAAAGGACAGTGCCTCCTGAACCCCCAGAGAATTCTGTGACCGATTCCAATTCTGACTCGGAAGATGAAAGTGGCATGAATTTCTTGGAGAAAAGGGctttaaatataaagcaaaacaaagcaatg CTTGCAAAACTCATGTCAGAATTAGAAAGCTTCCCTGGCTCCTTCCCTGGAAGGCGTTCCCTGCCGGGCCCCAGTTCA CGTCCAAAGACCCCCAGGAGGCGCACATTTCCAGGTGTTGCCTGCAGGAGAAACCCTGAGCGGAGAGCTCGTCCACTCACAAGGTCTAGATCCCGGGTCCTTGGGTCACTCAGCGCCCTGcccacagaggaggaggaggaggaggaggaagaggaagacaagTACATGTTGGTGAGGAAGAGGAAGTCCATGGTCGGCTACATGAAT GAAGATGACATGCCCCGAAGTCGTCGCCCCGGACCCATGACCCTTCCCCATGTTGTTCGCCCGGTGGACGAAATCACGGAGGAAGAGTTGGAGAACATCTGCAACAACTCCCGAGAGAAGATCTATAACCGTTCATTG GGGTCAACTTGTCATCAGTGCCGCCAGAAAACTATCGATACCAAGACAAACTGCAGAAACCCAGAGTGCTGGGGTGTTCGAGGCCAATTCTGTGGTCCCTGCCTTCGAAACCGTTATGGTGAAGAAGTCAAGGATGCTCTGCTTGACCCA AACTGGCACTGCCCACCGTGTCGCGGGATCTGCAACTGCAGCTTCTGTCGGCAGCGAGATGGGCGATGTGCGACTGGGGTGCTCGTGTACTTAGCCAAGTACCATGGCTTTGGGAACGTGCATGCTTACTTGAAAAG tCTAAAACAGGAGTTTGAAATGCAAGGATAA
- the CDCA7 gene encoding cell division cycle-associated protein 7 isoform X1: MDARRARPFLQQQDGALNGTWNVTVYANGNRNGGSAPGEQKDCRAKKNFKKFRYVKLISMETPSSSDDSCDSFASDNFANTKPKFRSDISEELANVFYEDSDNESFCGFSESEVQDVLDHCGFLQKPRPDVTNELASIFHADSDDESFCGFSESEIQDGMRLQANREGCRTRSQCTRSGPLRVAMKFPPRSTRGAANKRTVPPEPPENSVTDSNSDSEDESGMNFLEKRALNIKQNKAMLAKLMSELESFPGSFPGRRSLPGPSSRPKTPRRRTFPGVACRRNPERRARPLTRSRSRVLGSLSALPTEEEEEEEEEEDKYMLVRKRKSMVGYMNEDDMPRSRRPGPMTLPHVVRPVDEITEEELENICNNSREKIYNRSLGSTCHQCRQKTIDTKTNCRNPECWGVRGQFCGPCLRNRYGEEVKDALLDPNWHCPPCRGICNCSFCRQRDGRCATGVLVYLAKYHGFGNVHAYLKSLKQEFEMQG, translated from the exons ATGGACGCTCGCCGCGCGCGG cctttcTTGCAGCAACAGGACGGAGCCCTGAATGGAACATGGAACGTTACTGTTTACGCTAACGGAAACCGGAACGGAGGGTCTGCCCCAGGAGAG CAAAAGGATTGCAGAGCAAAGAAGAACTTCAAGAAATTCAGATATGTGAAGTTGATTTCCATGGAAACCCCGTCATCCTCTGATGACAGTTGTGACAGCTTTGCTTCTGATAATTTTGCAAACACA aaacCTAAATTCAGGTCAGATATCAGTGAAGAACTGGCAAATGTTTTTTATGAGGACTCTGATAATGAATCTTTCTGCGGCTTTTCAGAAAGTGAGGTGCAAGATGTGTTAGACCATTGTGGATTTTTACAGAAACCAAGGCCAGATGTCACTAACGAACTGGCCAGTATTTTTCATGCCGACTCTGATGATGAATCGTTTTGCGGTTTCTCAGAGAGTGAGATACAGGATGGAATG AGGCTGCAGGCCAACCGGGAGGGCTGTCGGACCCGCAGTCAATGCACGCGGTCTGGACCTCTCCGCGTGGCCATGAAGTTTCCCCCTCGAAGCACCAGGGGAGCAGCCAACAAAAGGACAGTGCCTCCTGAACCCCCAGAGAATTCTGTGACCGATTCCAATTCTGACTCGGAAGATGAAAGTGGCATGAATTTCTTGGAGAAAAGGGctttaaatataaagcaaaacaaagcaatg CTTGCAAAACTCATGTCAGAATTAGAAAGCTTCCCTGGCTCCTTCCCTGGAAGGCGTTCCCTGCCGGGCCCCAGTTCA CGTCCAAAGACCCCCAGGAGGCGCACATTTCCAGGTGTTGCCTGCAGGAGAAACCCTGAGCGGAGAGCTCGTCCACTCACAAGGTCTAGATCCCGGGTCCTTGGGTCACTCAGCGCCCTGcccacagaggaggaggaggaggaggaggaagaggaagacaagTACATGTTGGTGAGGAAGAGGAAGTCCATGGTCGGCTACATGAAT GAAGATGACATGCCCCGAAGTCGTCGCCCCGGACCCATGACCCTTCCCCATGTTGTTCGCCCGGTGGACGAAATCACGGAGGAAGAGTTGGAGAACATCTGCAACAACTCCCGAGAGAAGATCTATAACCGTTCATTG GGGTCAACTTGTCATCAGTGCCGCCAGAAAACTATCGATACCAAGACAAACTGCAGAAACCCAGAGTGCTGGGGTGTTCGAGGCCAATTCTGTGGTCCCTGCCTTCGAAACCGTTATGGTGAAGAAGTCAAGGATGCTCTGCTTGACCCA AACTGGCACTGCCCACCGTGTCGCGGGATCTGCAACTGCAGCTTCTGTCGGCAGCGAGATGGGCGATGTGCGACTGGGGTGCTCGTGTACTTAGCCAAGTACCATGGCTTTGGGAACGTGCATGCTTACTTGAAAAG tCTAAAACAGGAGTTTGAAATGCAAGGATAA
- the CDCA7 gene encoding cell division cycle-associated protein 7 yields the protein MDARRARQKDCRAKKNFKKFRYVKLISMETPSSSDDSCDSFASDNFANTRLQANREGCRTRSQCTRSGPLRVAMKFPPRSTRGAANKRTVPPEPPENSVTDSNSDSEDESGMNFLEKRALNIKQNKAMLAKLMSELESFPGSFPGRRSLPGPSSRPKTPRRRTFPGVACRRNPERRARPLTRSRSRVLGSLSALPTEEEEEEEEEEDKYMLVRKRKSMVGYMNEDDMPRSRRPGPMTLPHVVRPVDEITEEELENICNNSREKIYNRSLGSTCHQCRQKTIDTKTNCRNPECWGVRGQFCGPCLRNRYGEEVKDALLDPNWHCPPCRGICNCSFCRQRDGRCATGVLVYLAKYHGFGNVHAYLKSLKQEFEMQG from the exons ATGGACGCTCGCCGCGCGCGG CAAAAGGATTGCAGAGCAAAGAAGAACTTCAAGAAATTCAGATATGTGAAGTTGATTTCCATGGAAACCCCGTCATCCTCTGATGACAGTTGTGACAGCTTTGCTTCTGATAATTTTGCAAACACA AGGCTGCAGGCCAACCGGGAGGGCTGTCGGACCCGCAGTCAATGCACGCGGTCTGGACCTCTCCGCGTGGCCATGAAGTTTCCCCCTCGAAGCACCAGGGGAGCAGCCAACAAAAGGACAGTGCCTCCTGAACCCCCAGAGAATTCTGTGACCGATTCCAATTCTGACTCGGAAGATGAAAGTGGCATGAATTTCTTGGAGAAAAGGGctttaaatataaagcaaaacaaagcaatg CTTGCAAAACTCATGTCAGAATTAGAAAGCTTCCCTGGCTCCTTCCCTGGAAGGCGTTCCCTGCCGGGCCCCAGTTCA CGTCCAAAGACCCCCAGGAGGCGCACATTTCCAGGTGTTGCCTGCAGGAGAAACCCTGAGCGGAGAGCTCGTCCACTCACAAGGTCTAGATCCCGGGTCCTTGGGTCACTCAGCGCCCTGcccacagaggaggaggaggaggaggaggaagaggaagacaagTACATGTTGGTGAGGAAGAGGAAGTCCATGGTCGGCTACATGAAT GAAGATGACATGCCCCGAAGTCGTCGCCCCGGACCCATGACCCTTCCCCATGTTGTTCGCCCGGTGGACGAAATCACGGAGGAAGAGTTGGAGAACATCTGCAACAACTCCCGAGAGAAGATCTATAACCGTTCATTG GGGTCAACTTGTCATCAGTGCCGCCAGAAAACTATCGATACCAAGACAAACTGCAGAAACCCAGAGTGCTGGGGTGTTCGAGGCCAATTCTGTGGTCCCTGCCTTCGAAACCGTTATGGTGAAGAAGTCAAGGATGCTCTGCTTGACCCA AACTGGCACTGCCCACCGTGTCGCGGGATCTGCAACTGCAGCTTCTGTCGGCAGCGAGATGGGCGATGTGCGACTGGGGTGCTCGTGTACTTAGCCAAGTACCATGGCTTTGGGAACGTGCATGCTTACTTGAAAAG tCTAAAACAGGAGTTTGAAATGCAAGGATAA